Proteins found in one Microbacterium sp. LWS13-1.2 genomic segment:
- a CDS encoding ABC transporter family substrate-binding protein — MSDKTTWRMRALGVAAGVGVTALVLAGCSTTPPESEEPTATDTAVTVAETNEFTGTNSNSDNGNLDINGKIDYLTKSTFYYVSDSYEVVPDESFGTMEVVSEDPLQVKYTLNDGLEWSDGEPITTDDLVFGWAATSGVFDDATLDPESGEAVSGTKYFAYAGSTEGLKTSTITEVADDKLSLTLEYDEPFVDWNIQDLMDQPVHVVSEKAGVDQAELIDTILTSPRGDVAAPAPVNETLKAAADFWNSGFDMTSLPEDPSLYLASGPWIIDSYEPTQSMTLKLNESYTGDLKPQFSELVIRFIGDAQAQVTALQNGEVDIIAPQASGDTLTALEAIDGATVIQGDQLAYDHLDLTFAGPLAEQNVREAFLKTIPRQQLVDTLIKPINPEAEVLNSQLFIPAQSSYEDAVSSNGSDAYAEVDIEGAKELLAGATPTIRLMYNINNPNRVAAFEAIQASAAEAGFVIEDVGREDWSAQLGSDIYDAVIFGWISPGVGNGTVPQIFASFGGSNFNKYANDTVDEIAREIPVTLDTDTIDELTVQADAELFGDAYGLPLWQSPGLEAHADNIEGLTYMGNQTGVFWNFWEWTVAE; from the coding sequence GTGTCTGACAAGACGACGTGGCGCATGCGCGCACTCGGAGTCGCGGCGGGCGTCGGCGTGACCGCATTGGTCCTTGCCGGCTGCTCGACGACCCCGCCGGAGTCGGAGGAGCCCACGGCCACCGACACCGCGGTGACCGTTGCTGAGACGAACGAGTTCACGGGTACGAACTCGAACAGCGACAACGGCAACCTCGACATCAACGGCAAGATCGACTACCTCACCAAGTCCACGTTCTACTACGTCAGCGACAGCTACGAGGTCGTTCCGGACGAGTCGTTCGGCACGATGGAGGTCGTCAGCGAGGACCCCCTCCAGGTCAAGTACACCCTCAACGACGGGCTCGAGTGGTCCGACGGTGAGCCCATCACCACCGACGACCTCGTCTTCGGATGGGCTGCCACGTCGGGCGTCTTCGACGACGCCACGCTCGACCCGGAGTCGGGTGAGGCCGTGAGCGGCACGAAGTACTTCGCGTACGCGGGCAGCACGGAGGGTCTCAAGACCTCCACGATCACCGAGGTCGCCGACGACAAGCTCTCGCTCACGCTCGAGTACGACGAGCCCTTCGTCGACTGGAACATCCAGGACCTCATGGACCAGCCGGTCCACGTCGTCTCCGAGAAGGCGGGCGTCGACCAGGCCGAGCTCATCGACACGATCCTGACGAGCCCGCGCGGTGACGTTGCTGCTCCGGCGCCGGTCAACGAGACGCTCAAGGCTGCTGCCGACTTCTGGAACTCGGGCTTCGACATGACGTCGCTGCCGGAGGACCCGTCGCTGTACCTGGCGAGCGGCCCGTGGATCATCGACTCGTACGAGCCCACGCAGTCGATGACGCTCAAGCTCAACGAGAGCTACACGGGTGACCTCAAGCCGCAGTTCTCGGAGCTCGTCATCCGCTTCATCGGTGACGCGCAGGCCCAGGTCACGGCCCTCCAGAACGGCGAGGTCGACATCATCGCCCCGCAGGCGAGCGGTGACACGCTGACCGCGCTCGAGGCGATCGACGGTGCCACGGTGATCCAGGGCGACCAGCTCGCGTACGACCACCTCGACCTGACGTTCGCCGGCCCGCTGGCCGAGCAGAACGTCCGTGAGGCCTTCCTCAAGACGATCCCGCGTCAGCAGCTCGTCGACACGCTGATCAAGCCGATCAACCCCGAGGCCGAGGTCCTCAACTCGCAGCTGTTCATCCCGGCGCAGTCGTCCTACGAGGACGCTGTCTCGAGCAACGGCTCCGACGCGTACGCCGAGGTCGACATCGAGGGTGCCAAGGAGCTCCTCGCCGGTGCGACCCCGACGATCCGCCTCATGTACAACATCAACAACCCGAACCGCGTTGCCGCGTTCGAGGCCATCCAGGCCTCGGCTGCTGAGGCCGGCTTCGTGATCGAGGATGTGGGCCGTGAGGACTGGAGCGCGCAGCTCGGTTCGGACATCTACGACGCGGTCATCTTCGGCTGGATCTCGCCCGGTGTCGGCAACGGCACCGTCCCGCAGATCTTCGCCAGCTTCGGTGGCAGCAACTTCAACAAGTACGCCAACGACACGGTCGACGAGATCGCCCGTGAGATCCCGGTGACGCTCGACACCGACACCATCGATGAGCTCACGGTCCAGGCCGACGCCGAGCTGTTCGGCGACGCCTACGGTCTGCCGCTGTGGCAGAGCCCGGGCCTGGAGGCGCACGCAGACAACATCGAGGGCCTCACCTACATGGGCAACCAGACCGGTGTGTTCTGGAACTTCTGGGAGTGGACGGTCGCCGAGTAA
- a CDS encoding CPBP family intramembrane glutamic endopeptidase: MTPPNRPTDRRDSTTLAAPDAFERRRLTWEVWIVLAITVGQSALYSVLSLVRKLLAPVPLGQQQTQVNPSRDVQAFWDVTYQLLSVFFALALVALVVYLLWEPGSNALRRIGLDFTRFAGDLGRGILLAAVIGLPGLALYAAGRALGITVAVVASPLDAAWWTVPLLVLSALRAGLTEEVIFIGYLFDRLRRLGWNDWSIILTTAALRGAYHAYQGIGAIVGNFVMGLVFGWCYRRWGRVMPLVVAHTLLDIVAFVGYPLAAALWPGVFAPIPTPSPTPTPTPSASAAA; this comes from the coding sequence ATGACGCCGCCGAACCGACCCACGGACCGGAGGGATTCCACTACGCTTGCTGCCCCCGATGCGTTCGAGCGCCGCCGCCTGACCTGGGAGGTCTGGATCGTCCTGGCGATCACGGTCGGTCAGTCGGCGCTCTACTCGGTCCTCTCGCTCGTTCGCAAGCTCCTCGCACCGGTCCCCCTGGGTCAGCAGCAGACCCAGGTGAATCCGTCACGCGATGTGCAGGCGTTCTGGGACGTGACCTACCAGCTGCTCTCCGTCTTCTTCGCGCTCGCCCTCGTCGCGCTCGTGGTGTACCTGCTGTGGGAGCCCGGGAGCAACGCGCTGCGGCGCATCGGCCTCGACTTCACTCGATTCGCCGGCGACCTCGGCCGCGGCATCCTGCTCGCCGCCGTCATCGGCCTGCCGGGGCTGGCGCTCTACGCAGCCGGACGAGCTCTGGGGATCACGGTCGCGGTCGTGGCCTCGCCCCTCGACGCGGCGTGGTGGACGGTGCCGCTGCTCGTGCTGTCGGCGCTGCGCGCGGGGCTGACCGAGGAGGTCATCTTCATCGGCTACCTGTTCGACCGGCTGCGCCGGCTCGGCTGGAACGACTGGTCGATCATCCTGACCACCGCGGCCCTGCGCGGCGCGTACCACGCCTACCAGGGCATCGGAGCGATCGTCGGCAACTTTGTCATGGGCCTGGTGTTCGGCTGGTGCTACCGCCGGTGGGGGCGCGTCATGCCCCTCGTCGTCGCGCACACCCTGCTCGACATCGTCGCCTTCGTCGGCTACCCCCTCGCCGCGGCGCTGTGGCCCGGCGTCTTCGCCCCGATCCCGACGCCGTCGCCGACCCCGACTCCGACGCCGTCCGCGTCCGCCGCGGCGTAG
- the gcvP gene encoding aminomethyl-transferring glycine dehydrogenase, whose translation MTGLFVDRHIGTDAAAQRMMLDALGYDSVDALVQAAVPASIHAKARPTSDIPPAATEAEALAELRMLASQNRAARPMIGLGYADTITPSVIARNVLENPSWYTAYTPYQPEISQGRLEALINFQTMVTDLTGLATANASMLDESTAVVEGMLVARRGSKSPSNVFVVDTDTMPQTKALLAHRAAAVGIELVELDLAHGALLENAVGEPLQPFGVLIQYPGASGNVWDPAGVVDAAHLTGALVVVAADLLALTLLRSPGSFGADVAVGTTQRFGVPLGFGGPHAGYMAVRQGLERQLPGRLVGVSQDAAGHPAYRLALQTREQHIRREKATSNICTSQVLLAVMASMYAVYHGPDGLRAIATDVAKKTEALAARLRSYGLSLRSDAFFDTIRVATPGASRRVIERARSRGYQLFWADDATVGVSVDETTTADDLAAVAWAFGLPEDEFLGAGEQGERRLPYADAEPLAGVPSGLHRVEEFLTHPVFNTHRSETAMMRYLKQLSDRDYALDRGMIPLGSCTMKLNAATEMAAVSWPEFSRVHPFAPEADVHGYLALIEQLEVWLAEVTGYDAVSLQPNAGSQGELAGLMAIRGYHRANGDQERTVCLIPSSAHGTNAASAVLAGMRVVVVACDDAGNVDLDDLRAKIAAHADELAALMITYPSTHGVYEHDVLEITQAVHDAGGQVYIDGANLNALLGYARFGDLGGDVSHLNLHKTFAIPHGGGGPGVGPVAAKAHLAPYLPSHPFSQRRDHAGGVFDGGPISAAPHGSAGILPISWAYVRMMGAEGLRDATAAAVLAANYIAVRLREHYPVLYTGEDGLVAHECILDLRPLREATGITVDDVAKRLIDYGFHAPTMSFPVAGTLMVEPTESEDLGEIERFIEAMIAIKAEADRVAAGEWPADDNPLVNAPHTAESVVAGEWSHPYSRETAVYPVHTLVRTKYWPPVRRIDQAYGDRNLVCACPPIEAFA comes from the coding sequence ATGACGGGTCTGTTCGTCGATCGTCATATCGGGACGGATGCCGCGGCCCAGCGCATGATGCTCGACGCCCTGGGCTACGACAGCGTCGACGCGCTCGTGCAGGCGGCGGTGCCGGCATCCATCCATGCAAAGGCGCGCCCGACGAGCGACATCCCGCCGGCGGCGACGGAGGCCGAGGCGCTCGCCGAGCTGCGGATGCTGGCCTCGCAGAACCGCGCGGCCCGGCCGATGATCGGCCTCGGCTACGCCGACACGATCACCCCGTCGGTGATCGCGCGCAACGTTCTCGAGAACCCGTCCTGGTACACCGCGTACACGCCGTACCAGCCCGAGATCTCGCAGGGGCGCCTGGAGGCGCTCATCAACTTCCAGACGATGGTGACCGACCTCACGGGCCTCGCGACCGCGAACGCGTCGATGCTCGACGAGTCGACCGCGGTCGTCGAGGGCATGCTCGTCGCGCGCCGGGGCTCGAAGTCGCCGTCGAACGTCTTCGTCGTCGACACCGACACGATGCCGCAGACGAAGGCGCTCCTCGCCCATCGCGCGGCGGCGGTCGGCATCGAGCTCGTGGAGCTCGACCTCGCCCACGGCGCGCTGCTCGAGAACGCGGTTGGTGAGCCCCTCCAGCCGTTCGGCGTGCTGATCCAGTACCCGGGCGCCTCGGGCAACGTGTGGGACCCGGCAGGCGTCGTCGACGCGGCGCACCTGACGGGCGCGCTCGTCGTCGTGGCCGCCGACCTGCTCGCACTCACCCTGCTGCGCTCGCCCGGTTCGTTCGGGGCCGACGTCGCGGTGGGGACGACGCAGCGCTTCGGCGTGCCCCTGGGCTTCGGCGGCCCTCACGCCGGCTACATGGCGGTGCGCCAGGGTCTGGAGCGCCAGCTGCCCGGCCGCCTCGTGGGCGTCTCGCAGGATGCCGCGGGACACCCCGCGTACCGCCTGGCGCTGCAGACCCGCGAGCAGCACATCCGCCGCGAGAAGGCGACGTCGAACATCTGCACGTCGCAGGTGCTGCTGGCCGTCATGGCCTCCATGTACGCGGTGTACCACGGCCCCGACGGACTGCGCGCGATCGCAACCGACGTGGCGAAGAAGACCGAGGCGCTCGCCGCCAGGCTGCGCTCGTACGGCCTGTCGCTGCGCTCCGACGCGTTCTTCGACACCATCCGGGTCGCGACACCGGGTGCATCACGACGGGTGATCGAGCGCGCCCGCTCGCGCGGCTACCAGCTGTTCTGGGCGGACGACGCGACGGTCGGGGTGTCGGTCGACGAGACCACCACCGCCGATGATCTCGCTGCCGTGGCGTGGGCCTTCGGACTGCCCGAGGACGAGTTCCTCGGAGCGGGCGAGCAGGGAGAGCGCAGGCTTCCGTACGCGGATGCCGAGCCCCTCGCCGGCGTGCCCTCGGGGCTGCACCGCGTCGAGGAGTTCCTCACGCACCCGGTGTTCAACACGCACCGGTCCGAGACGGCGATGATGCGCTACCTCAAGCAGCTCTCCGACCGGGACTACGCGCTGGACCGCGGCATGATCCCGCTGGGCTCGTGCACCATGAAGCTCAACGCCGCCACCGAGATGGCGGCGGTGTCGTGGCCGGAGTTCTCGCGCGTGCACCCGTTCGCGCCCGAGGCCGACGTGCACGGCTACCTCGCGCTCATCGAGCAGCTCGAGGTGTGGCTCGCCGAGGTCACCGGGTACGACGCGGTGTCGCTGCAGCCCAACGCCGGCTCGCAGGGCGAGCTCGCGGGGCTCATGGCGATCCGCGGCTACCACCGCGCCAACGGCGACCAGGAACGCACGGTGTGCCTCATCCCGTCCTCGGCGCACGGCACCAATGCCGCCTCGGCCGTCCTGGCCGGCATGCGCGTCGTCGTGGTCGCGTGCGACGACGCCGGCAACGTCGACCTCGACGACCTGCGGGCGAAGATCGCAGCGCACGCCGACGAGCTCGCGGCGCTGATGATCACTTACCCGTCGACGCACGGCGTGTACGAGCACGACGTGCTCGAGATCACGCAGGCCGTGCACGACGCGGGCGGCCAGGTGTACATCGACGGCGCGAACCTCAACGCGCTCCTCGGCTACGCCCGGTTCGGCGATCTGGGCGGCGACGTCTCGCACCTCAACCTGCACAAGACGTTCGCGATCCCGCACGGCGGCGGCGGTCCGGGCGTCGGCCCGGTCGCGGCCAAGGCGCACCTGGCTCCCTACCTGCCGAGCCACCCGTTCTCGCAGCGCAGGGACCACGCGGGCGGCGTCTTCGACGGCGGACCGATCTCGGCCGCGCCGCACGGCTCCGCCGGCATCCTGCCGATCTCGTGGGCGTACGTGCGGATGATGGGCGCCGAGGGGCTGCGCGACGCGACCGCCGCTGCCGTGCTCGCGGCGAACTACATCGCCGTGCGCCTGCGCGAGCACTACCCGGTGCTCTACACCGGCGAGGACGGCCTCGTCGCGCACGAGTGCATCCTCGACCTGCGGCCGCTGCGCGAGGCGACCGGGATCACGGTCGACGACGTCGCCAAGCGGCTCATCGACTACGGCTTCCACGCTCCGACGATGTCGTTCCCAGTCGCAGGCACGCTCATGGTCGAGCCGACCGAGTCGGAGGACCTCGGCGAGATCGAGCGCTTCATCGAGGCCATGATCGCGATAAAGGCCGAAGCCGACCGGGTCGCCGCGGGGGAGTGGCCCGCCGACGACAACCCGCTGGTGAACGCCCCCCACACGGCCGAGTCGGTCGTGGCCGGCGAGTGGAGCCATCCGTACTCGCGCGAGACCGCCGTGTACCCCGTGCACACGCTCGTCCGCACCAAGTACTGGCCGCCGGTGCGCCGCATCGACCAGGCCTACGGCGACCGCAACCTCGTGTGCGCGTGCCCGCCGATCGAGGCCTTCGCCTGA
- the gcvH gene encoding glycine cleavage system protein GcvH — MTDLTALKYTAEHEWIALDGDVATVGITAYAADKLGDVVFVELPAVGSTVTAATVVGEIESTKSVGELYAPLTGEVLEINEAVVDDPSLVNADPFGAGWLVKLTVDPAAVADLLDRDAYISLTGGAE, encoded by the coding sequence GCCGAGCACGAGTGGATCGCCCTCGACGGAGACGTCGCGACCGTCGGCATCACCGCGTACGCGGCCGACAAGCTCGGCGACGTCGTGTTCGTCGAGCTGCCCGCCGTGGGCAGCACGGTGACCGCGGCCACCGTCGTCGGCGAGATCGAATCCACCAAGTCCGTCGGCGAGCTCTACGCGCCGCTGACCGGCGAGGTCCTCGAGATCAACGAGGCGGTGGTGGACGACCCGTCGCTCGTGAACGCCGATCCGTTCGGCGCCGGCTGGCTCGTCAAGCTGACTGTCGACCCGGCGGCGGTCGCCGACCTGCTCGACCGCGACGCGTACATCTCGCTCACGGGCGGCGCCGAATGA